A genomic window from Litoreibacter janthinus includes:
- a CDS encoding IPT/TIG domain-containing protein yields MSKARASSETCSDLPVAELRPRIACAPALLEQAHAALDGNPTAARKLRFTLAKFDGATIPTAIGVWALTTDIGAIKLSKRKRMRLSKAQSSLPLLVSFEALETVLAATVYVSRTRRELATYLGGLRLALQGLDEMQHLFVLALNCGGGDQFATAFDTAVHALSFEPGGLPMSYPPLGGAPWFDWPPQSGLPGEFPTPGLGSQPLPTEIPRLTRLTDYFERCLTNNLIPEMHRRGIGFVDLITNRSGAYQITDITPEAVCPRTRITIDGNNFNGAAEVRFVDASGGTVSAVPVSVTDSQIVVEVPLDARSGPIWIHVPISMTLCLTTLTMTRPGTPGEIEIGAPVIHHFGPQSGLDCIAMFSSVDLSWVVSPADVEVTVFIVDPIGNRREVETAGPARGNFVFLPDQVGPWTFEIFANHSTLPCGVEAQSRTLNVALREHANFTIAAIEHTQAIQVFSLEDSPPEPNNAIPLTAGMDTVLRVYLRAHPSPTGPSVARCTGTVTMNGNTYFPMNDDERLAVNSFIIASEEPSRDNTNDSLNFLIPAADAMGAANEAVVEIFNTQTCRTITRAQTEILTWLDRPVLPVTIRRIAESGADPVDGAGPDRAVIPAEALRLVRDAFRMLPSPRTNIVFHPGVFQLNAATAEDNYCREGGHYQLALSVAAEHNDNEGYPPTGHHTRSWLGLFMGTGCGVPGMMAWPATSTCISERNRVTIAHELLHTIGLGHTKTTAGEDCEAVFQPVACHFIRDADGNDTNGTLLHVGFDIDGNSAIPVAADIQSYRTDVRLWTSAQHYLLARDLLDTRY; encoded by the coding sequence GTGTCCAAGGCGCGGGCATCAAGCGAGACGTGCAGTGACCTACCGGTTGCAGAACTCAGGCCCCGTATCGCTTGTGCCCCAGCGTTGTTGGAACAGGCCCATGCAGCGCTTGATGGCAATCCCACCGCGGCCAGAAAATTGCGCTTCACCCTTGCCAAATTTGACGGTGCGACGATCCCGACGGCCATTGGAGTCTGGGCGCTAACGACCGACATCGGCGCGATCAAGCTGTCCAAGCGTAAGCGCATGCGGCTAAGCAAAGCGCAATCTAGCTTACCTTTGCTTGTTTCTTTCGAAGCACTTGAAACAGTTCTGGCCGCTACAGTGTACGTGTCCCGTACCCGGCGCGAGCTTGCCACCTATTTGGGTGGCCTGCGTCTGGCGCTTCAGGGGCTGGACGAGATGCAGCACCTGTTTGTGCTGGCCCTGAATTGTGGCGGAGGCGATCAATTTGCGACCGCTTTTGACACGGCCGTGCACGCGTTATCCTTTGAGCCGGGCGGCTTGCCGATGTCGTACCCGCCGCTAGGAGGCGCCCCGTGGTTCGACTGGCCGCCGCAATCGGGCCTTCCGGGAGAGTTTCCCACGCCTGGGTTGGGCTCACAACCGTTGCCGACAGAGATCCCGCGTTTGACCCGACTGACCGACTATTTCGAGCGCTGTCTGACCAACAATCTGATCCCGGAAATGCACCGACGCGGGATCGGTTTTGTCGACCTGATCACTAACAGAAGTGGCGCTTATCAGATCACCGACATCACTCCTGAAGCGGTTTGTCCGCGCACGCGAATCACCATTGACGGAAACAACTTCAACGGCGCGGCGGAGGTTCGCTTTGTTGATGCTTCTGGCGGCACAGTCTCCGCGGTACCGGTTTCAGTCACCGACTCGCAGATCGTGGTCGAAGTGCCCTTGGACGCGCGGTCCGGCCCGATCTGGATCCACGTTCCCATCTCAATGACACTATGCCTGACAACGCTTACAATGACGCGTCCGGGTACGCCCGGCGAGATTGAAATCGGTGCACCAGTCATCCATCATTTCGGCCCGCAGAGCGGGCTGGACTGCATCGCGATGTTCAGTTCTGTCGATCTAAGCTGGGTCGTGAGCCCCGCCGACGTTGAGGTTACCGTGTTCATTGTCGACCCGATCGGCAACCGGCGAGAGGTGGAAACGGCTGGGCCTGCACGCGGCAATTTTGTTTTCTTGCCCGATCAGGTCGGCCCATGGACGTTCGAGATATTTGCCAATCATTCAACGCTGCCATGTGGTGTTGAGGCACAGTCGCGCACGCTGAACGTCGCACTACGCGAGCATGCGAATTTCACGATCGCGGCTATTGAACACACACAGGCCATTCAGGTCTTTTCGCTTGAAGACTCGCCGCCAGAGCCTAATAACGCGATACCGTTGACGGCAGGTATGGACACTGTCTTGCGCGTCTATTTGCGGGCGCATCCCTCGCCCACCGGGCCATCCGTTGCCCGCTGCACAGGGACGGTGACCATGAACGGCAACACATATTTTCCGATGAACGATGACGAAAGGCTCGCGGTCAACAGCTTTATTATCGCGTCCGAAGAACCTTCGCGCGACAATACTAACGATTCCCTGAATTTCCTGATCCCGGCTGCGGATGCTATGGGTGCGGCAAACGAAGCCGTAGTTGAAATATTCAACACGCAAACCTGCCGTACTATCACGCGGGCGCAGACCGAGATCCTGACTTGGTTGGACCGACCGGTTCTGCCTGTCACGATCAGACGGATCGCCGAAAGCGGGGCAGACCCGGTGGATGGCGCCGGACCGGACCGGGCCGTCATACCGGCTGAAGCGCTCAGACTTGTGAGAGATGCCTTTCGTATGTTGCCTAGTCCGCGGACAAACATCGTTTTCCACCCGGGTGTTTTCCAACTGAACGCAGCTACGGCTGAAGACAACTACTGCCGCGAAGGCGGGCACTATCAACTGGCCCTGTCGGTGGCGGCTGAACACAACGACAACGAAGGCTATCCGCCGACAGGCCACCATACGCGAAGTTGGCTGGGCCTCTTCATGGGGACAGGTTGCGGCGTTCCCGGGATGATGGCGTGGCCCGCAACATCGACCTGCATTTCGGAGCGCAACCGCGTCACAATTGCGCATGAACTGTTGCACACGATCGGACTTGGCCACACCAAGACCACGGCTGGCGAAGATTGCGAAGCTGTTTTCCAGCCGGTGGCATGCCATTTCATTCGCGATGCGGACGGCAACGACACCAACGGCACGCTTTTGCACGTTGGCTTTGACATCGACGGTAACAGCGCCATCCCTGTTGCGGCAGATATCCAGTCCTATCGCACCGATGTGCGGCTATGGACTAGCGCGCAGCATTACCTTTTGGCACGCGACCTTCTGGACACCCGATATTAG